In a genomic window of Paracoccaceae bacterium:
- the ctaD gene encoding cytochrome c oxidase subunit I translates to MADAAVHGHEHHDERGFFTRWFMSTNHKDIGILYLIVSALVGFVSVAFTVYMRLELMDPGVQYMCMEGARFFASAETCTPNGHLWNVLITGHGILMMFFVVIPALFGGFGNYFMPLQIGAPDMAFPRMNNLSFWLYVAGTTLAICSVLSPGGNDQPGSGVGWVLYPPLSTNEGGFSMDLAIFAVHVSGASSILGAINMITTFLNMRAPGMTLFKVPLFSWSIFVTSWLILLSLPVLAGAITMLLMDRNFGFTFFDPSGGGDPVLYQHILWFFGHPEVYIIILPGFGIISHVIATFARKPIFGYLPMVWAIIAIGALGFVVWAHHMYTVGMTLNQQAYFMLATMVIAVPTGVKVFSWIATMWGGSVEFKTPMLWAFGFLFLFTVGGVTGIVLSQAAVDRYYHDTYYVVAHFHYVMSLGAVFAIFAGIYFYLPKMSGRMYPEWAGKLHFWAMFIGANLTFFPQHFLGRQGMPRRYIDYPDAFAYWNQWSSIGAFLSFASFLFFFGIIAWTLLKGRRVTENNPWNEYADTLEWTLPSPPPEHTFEQLPKQEDWDNKHAH, encoded by the coding sequence ATGGCAGACGCAGCCGTCCACGGCCACGAACACCATGATGAACGCGGGTTCTTCACACGCTGGTTCATGTCCACAAATCACAAAGACATCGGTATTCTCTATCTGATCGTCTCCGCCCTGGTGGGCTTTGTATCGGTGGCCTTCACCGTCTACATGCGCCTCGAACTGATGGACCCGGGCGTCCAATACATGTGTATGGAAGGCGCGCGTTTCTTTGCCAGTGCCGAGACCTGCACGCCCAACGGACATCTGTGGAACGTCCTGATCACCGGACACGGTATTCTCATGATGTTCTTTGTGGTCATCCCCGCCCTGTTCGGCGGATTTGGCAACTATTTCATGCCGTTACAGATCGGCGCGCCGGATATGGCGTTCCCGCGGATGAACAACCTGTCGTTCTGGCTCTATGTCGCAGGCACCACGCTGGCGATCTGCTCGGTGCTGTCACCGGGGGGCAATGACCAGCCGGGATCGGGCGTGGGCTGGGTGCTCTATCCGCCGCTGTCGACCAACGAGGGCGGCTTCTCGATGGACCTCGCGATCTTCGCGGTGCATGTCTCCGGGGCCTCCTCGATCCTGGGCGCGATCAACATGATCACCACTTTCCTGAACATGCGCGCGCCGGGCATGACACTGTTCAAAGTGCCGCTGTTTTCCTGGTCGATCTTCGTTACAAGCTGGCTGATCCTTTTGTCCCTGCCGGTTCTGGCGGGCGCGATCACCATGCTCCTGATGGACCGCAACTTTGGGTTCACCTTCTTTGACCCTTCTGGCGGCGGGGATCCGGTGCTCTATCAGCACATCCTGTGGTTCTTTGGTCACCCCGAGGTCTACATCATCATCCTGCCCGGTTTCGGCATCATCTCCCATGTGATCGCGACTTTCGCGCGCAAACCGATCTTTGGCTACCTGCCGATGGTCTGGGCGATCATTGCCATTGGCGCGTTGGGTTTCGTCGTCTGGGCACACCACATGTATACCGTCGGTATGACCCTCAACCAGCAGGCCTACTTCATGCTGGCCACCATGGTCATCGCGGTGCCCACAGGCGTGAAGGTCTTCTCTTGGATCGCCACCATGTGGGGTGGATCGGTGGAATTCAAAACGCCCATGCTCTGGGCTTTTGGCTTCCTGTTCCTCTTCACTGTGGGCGGTGTGACCGGCATCGTGCTGTCACAGGCCGCTGTGGATCGCTATTATCACGACACCTATTATGTTGTGGCGCACTTCCACTATGTGATGTCGCTCGGGGCCGTCTTCGCCATCTTCGCAGGGATCTACTTCTACCTGCCGAAAATGTCGGGCCGCATGTATCCTGAATGGGCGGGTAAACTGCACTTCTGGGCCATGTTCATCGGGGCCAACCTGACCTTCTTCCCCCAGCACTTCCTGGGCCGTCAGGGCATGCCACGCCGTTACATCGACTATCCGGACGCTTTTGCCTACTGGAACCAATGGTCGAGCATCGGGGCTTTCCTTTCCTTCGCTTCCTTCCTGTTCTTCTTCGGGATCATCGCCTGGACCCTGCTCAAGGGCCGTCGCGTGACCGAGAACAACCCGTGGAACGAATATGCCGATACGCTGGAATGGACCCTGCCCTCGCCGCCGCCCGAACACACCTTCGAGCAGCTGCCAAAGCAGGAAGACTGGGACAACAAACACGCGCACTAG
- a CDS encoding GntR family transcriptional regulator: MQKPQQTDAYSLILDAIDLGVYRPGDRLVESELADRFGVSRTPIREALQRLETQSLLARDGRSLIVASLDHNQMAELYVVRRELEGLAARLAAQHATPEEVRILREMVEADNALTDNPAALARANRRFHKQIHLASHNRYLVQQLDLVHRTMALMATTSLAAEGRGEIAQSEHDAIVRTIENKDAEGAGDALRDHISVAFMTRLKQDAARREEEG, translated from the coding sequence TTGCAAAAACCACAGCAGACAGATGCATATTCATTGATCCTCGACGCGATTGATCTTGGCGTTTACCGCCCCGGTGACAGGTTGGTTGAAAGCGAGTTGGCCGACCGCTTTGGAGTGTCGCGCACACCGATCCGCGAAGCGCTGCAACGTCTTGAAACGCAATCTCTTTTGGCGCGAGATGGACGTAGTCTGATCGTGGCCTCACTGGACCATAATCAGATGGCGGAGCTTTATGTGGTGCGCCGCGAGTTGGAGGGTCTGGCCGCGCGGTTGGCAGCACAGCACGCGACGCCAGAAGAGGTGCGCATCCTGCGCGAGATGGTGGAGGCAGACAATGCTTTGACCGATAATCCGGCGGCTCTGGCGCGTGCCAACCGGCGGTTTCACAAGCAAATTCATCTGGCATCACATAACCGCTATCTTGTCCAGCAACTGGACCTGGTACACCGCACAATGGCGCTGATGGCGACCACGTCGCTGGCGGCGGAGGGGCGCGGGGAGATCGCACAATCCGAGCATGATGCCATCGTTCGCACCATTGAAAACAAGGATGCCGAAGGCGCGGGAGACGCATTGCGCGACCACATTTCCGTGGCCTTCATGACCCGCCTAAAACAGGATGCGGCACGGCGCGAAGAAGAGGGCTAA
- a CDS encoding HAMP domain-containing sensor histidine kinase: protein MQAVQSHHNHQTAASVDVTSLAFWTRVGELVPGIIYIFNHATMSNEYSNCTIAEFLGYSPAEAREMGDALLPTLVHDEDHAALFAYLAELSRLSIGAERTFEYRVTSRAGTEKWLRSVDTVFELAADGSVLRHIGIAVDITEQKITEIRLRDANEELEARVAARTAELEALNDELEMRVAQRTMELRDINRDFKDLTFVATHDLKVPVNNMTSLTHILSEAQSNLPAEHAETLGWMRHVCEQASDKLDALICVAQAHSATLTDFSDVNLDSVVAHVLENLQFQIAKTKSNVSLDLEVETIWFMPREAENILQSMIGNALKYHAPERRPCITITSRPCAEGVEVSIIDNGTGIDLPRDEAKVFGLFKRAHATPEGAGVSLYAIRRVLERAGGTIEVSSEVGQGSCFSFRLPNRPEPA from the coding sequence ATGCAGGCAGTCCAGTCTCATCATAATCATCAGACGGCCGCATCCGTGGATGTGACCAGTCTGGCGTTCTGGACGAGAGTGGGTGAGCTGGTCCCGGGCATCATCTATATTTTCAACCATGCGACAATGTCCAATGAGTATTCCAATTGCACCATTGCCGAGTTTTTGGGGTATTCGCCGGCAGAAGCGCGCGAAATGGGTGACGCATTGCTTCCAACGCTGGTGCATGATGAGGACCACGCAGCGCTTTTCGCCTATCTGGCGGAGCTCAGCCGCCTTTCAATTGGCGCCGAACGCACCTTTGAATACAGGGTGACGTCCAGAGCAGGCACTGAAAAGTGGTTGCGCAGCGTCGACACAGTTTTTGAGCTTGCCGCTGACGGATCAGTGCTGCGCCACATCGGAATCGCGGTTGATATTACAGAACAAAAAATCACAGAAATTCGGCTCAGGGACGCCAACGAGGAGCTTGAAGCGCGTGTTGCGGCGCGCACCGCCGAGTTGGAAGCGCTGAACGATGAGCTGGAAATGCGTGTCGCACAGCGCACCATGGAACTGCGCGACATCAACCGGGACTTCAAAGACCTGACGTTTGTGGCGACCCATGATCTGAAAGTGCCGGTCAACAACATGACCAGCCTGACCCATATCCTGTCCGAAGCACAAAGCAATCTGCCTGCCGAACATGCTGAAACACTGGGCTGGATGCGCCATGTCTGCGAACAGGCCAGCGACAAGCTGGACGCGCTGATTTGCGTTGCACAGGCCCATTCCGCGACCTTGACGGATTTCTCGGACGTGAATCTGGACAGCGTCGTGGCGCATGTTCTGGAAAACCTGCAGTTCCAGATCGCAAAGACCAAATCGAATGTATCACTGGATCTCGAAGTCGAGACCATTTGGTTCATGCCGCGCGAGGCTGAAAACATTCTGCAGTCCATGATCGGCAATGCCCTGAAATACCACGCGCCGGAGCGCCGACCCTGCATCACCATCACATCGCGCCCCTGTGCGGAGGGGGTGGAGGTGTCGATCATCGACAATGGCACCGGGATTGATCTGCCCCGTGACGAGGCCAAGGTCTTTGGACTGTTCAAGCGCGCGCATGCCACCCCGGAGGGTGCGGGCGTGTCCCTTTATGCCATCCGGCGTGTTCTGGAACGGGCAGGCGGGACCATCGAGGTATCCAGTGAGGTCGGGCAGGGCAGTTGCTTTTCGTTCCGATTGCCCAACAGACCGGAACCTGCGTGA
- a CDS encoding glycosyltransferase family 2 protein, with amino-acid sequence MNTLRLVVSDPVPEPELAAPAITYEPIGRMLVERGNIAATDLDHALKIQGHIDAPLGEIMVSEGLLDKRDLLSALATQCHARGADLDLDPPAAKMAACLPAEVCLRHGVVPWKREDLRILVATSSPADFAALCQTMKRRGLSLFPVIVDELQIQSHINRLYGAELAQKAEVRVPEVESCRNWGPSGQNRSVWASTICLLTLGALLWAPLWTFTLAVLWAVLTLVMTTGMKAAAFAAQLSQKKPVRKDNFDLQSVKFRLPRVSVLVPLLKEKEIASHLIKRLSRLTYPKSLLNVVLVLEEGDETTRATIARTELPDWMSVIEVPGAGDLTTKPRALNYALDFCRGSIIGVWDAEDWPEADQIERVVSRFNEAPENVVCLQGILDYYNARTNWLSRCFTIEYATWWRVILPGIAKLGLIIPLGGTTLFFRRDALEQLGGWDAHNVTEDADLGVRLARHGFVTELLPTVTHEEATSRAWPWVRQRSRWLKGFMITYFVHMRHPLKLLQDIGFKKFLGFQTIFLASFSQFAAAPLLWSFWLTLAGATHPVELTLGVSAIWVLIGLFVFSELLSMAMGLFAVSGRTHRHLMLFVPTMMFYFTLGALASYKALWEMVRSPFYWDKTQHGVSRQPDVD; translated from the coding sequence ATGAACACCCTGCGGCTGGTTGTGTCCGACCCGGTGCCCGAACCGGAGTTGGCAGCACCCGCGATCACATATGAACCGATTGGGCGAATGCTGGTGGAGCGAGGTAACATCGCGGCCACCGATCTCGATCATGCGTTGAAAATTCAGGGCCATATCGACGCGCCGCTGGGTGAGATCATGGTGTCTGAAGGTCTGCTGGACAAGCGCGACCTGCTCAGTGCACTGGCAACACAGTGTCACGCCCGGGGGGCCGATCTGGACCTCGACCCACCGGCCGCCAAGATGGCCGCCTGCCTGCCCGCCGAAGTTTGTCTGCGTCACGGGGTCGTGCCGTGGAAGCGGGAAGATTTGCGGATTCTCGTGGCCACCAGCAGCCCGGCGGATTTTGCAGCGCTTTGCCAAACGATGAAGCGACGGGGGCTGTCGCTGTTCCCGGTGATCGTGGACGAGTTGCAAATCCAGTCGCATATCAACCGGCTCTACGGCGCAGAGCTGGCTCAAAAGGCGGAAGTCCGTGTGCCCGAGGTTGAAAGCTGCCGCAATTGGGGTCCAAGCGGCCAGAACCGGTCTGTCTGGGCATCAACAATCTGCCTGTTAACGCTGGGGGCTTTGCTTTGGGCGCCCCTGTGGACCTTCACTCTCGCGGTCCTTTGGGCGGTCCTGACACTGGTGATGACGACCGGCATGAAAGCAGCCGCCTTCGCCGCGCAGCTCTCTCAGAAAAAGCCCGTCAGGAAAGACAATTTCGATCTGCAGTCCGTCAAGTTTCGCCTGCCGCGTGTCTCTGTTTTAGTGCCGCTTCTCAAAGAAAAGGAGATCGCCAGTCATTTGATCAAGCGGCTGAGCAGACTGACATATCCAAAATCACTGCTCAACGTTGTTCTGGTCCTGGAAGAAGGCGACGAGACGACACGCGCCACTATTGCGCGCACGGAATTGCCCGACTGGATGAGCGTCATCGAGGTGCCCGGTGCAGGCGATTTGACCACGAAACCGCGCGCTCTGAATTATGCCCTCGATTTTTGCCGGGGCAGCATCATCGGCGTCTGGGATGCGGAGGATTGGCCAGAAGCGGATCAAATCGAGCGCGTTGTCAGTCGATTCAACGAAGCCCCGGAGAATGTCGTGTGTTTGCAGGGCATTCTGGATTATTACAACGCGCGCACCAATTGGTTATCACGCTGCTTCACCATTGAATATGCCACCTGGTGGCGGGTCATCCTGCCCGGGATCGCCAAACTGGGTCTGATCATTCCGCTTGGTGGCACCACATTATTCTTTCGCCGCGACGCTTTGGAACAACTTGGTGGATGGGACGCCCATAACGTCACTGAAGACGCAGATTTGGGCGTCCGGCTGGCGCGGCACGGGTTCGTAACGGAGTTGTTGCCCACTGTGACTCATGAGGAGGCGACCAGCCGTGCCTGGCCTTGGGTGCGTCAACGCTCGCGCTGGCTCAAAGGGTTCATGATCACCTATTTCGTGCACATGCGGCACCCGCTGAAACTCCTGCAAGATATTGGATTCAAAAAGTTTCTGGGGTTTCAAACGATCTTTCTGGCATCGTTTTCCCAGTTTGCCGCCGCCCCGTTACTGTGGTCTTTCTGGTTGACGCTCGCCGGGGCAACACATCCGGTTGAACTCACTCTGGGAGTCTCTGCGATCTGGGTTTTGATAGGCCTCTTTGTCTTTTCTGAACTGCTCAGTATGGCCATGGGTTTGTTCGCTGTGTCTGGACGGACGCACCGGCATCTGATGCTCTTTGTTCCCACGATGATGTTCTATTTCACTCTCGGCGCTCTCGCGAGCTACAAGGCGTTGTGGGAAATGGTGCGATCGCCGTTTTACTGGGACAAAACACAGCATGGCGTATCACGCCAGCCCGACGTCGATTAG
- a CDS encoding GatB/YqeY domain-containing protein: MELRERVSAALKQAMRDKAADRLSTLRLINAAIKDKDIAARAEGNEDGVPNSEVLAILGKMSKQRLESARAYEEGGRLDLAEREQAEIEVIEEFLPRQLSEDEAEKAVSEAIAETGAKSIRDMGKVMGILKSKYTGQMDFGSVGPMVKTRLT, translated from the coding sequence ATGGAATTGCGCGAAAGAGTCTCTGCGGCGCTCAAACAGGCGATGAGGGACAAGGCAGCGGATCGTTTGTCCACCCTGCGCCTGATCAATGCAGCGATCAAGGACAAGGATATCGCGGCACGGGCGGAGGGCAATGAGGATGGCGTGCCCAACAGCGAAGTGCTGGCGATCCTGGGCAAGATGTCAAAGCAACGGCTTGAAAGCGCGCGCGCCTATGAGGAAGGTGGACGCCTTGATCTGGCCGAGCGTGAGCAGGCCGAGATTGAAGTGATCGAAGAGTTCCTCCCGCGTCAACTCTCTGAAGATGAAGCAGAAAAAGCGGTTTCAGAAGCCATCGCCGAGACCGGCGCCAAGAGCATACGCGACATGGGCAAGGTCATGGGGATCCTGAAATCCAAGTATACCGGACAGATGGATTTCGGATCGGTTGGCCCGATGGTGAAAACACGTCTGACCTGA
- a CDS encoding pyrimidine 5'-nucleotidase — translation MPREHFADVSTWVFDLDHTLYPPSARLFDLIEVRMTSYVMDTLDVDHAEADRLRKYYWAKHGTTLAGLMREHDVDPGPYLTDVHDIPMDRLAPDPVLAAQITQLPGRRIVYTNGCAPYAERVLAARGLSGVFDAIYGVEHADFLPKPDRAAFDTVFRKDGLSPETAAMFEDDARNLKVPHDMGMRTVHVAETRGTGAHIHFHTEDLSRFLNNLL, via the coding sequence ATGCCAAGAGAACATTTCGCCGACGTCAGCACATGGGTCTTTGATCTGGACCACACGCTCTACCCACCTTCTGCGCGGCTCTTTGATCTGATCGAAGTGCGCATGACGTCTTATGTCATGGACACGCTCGACGTTGATCACGCAGAAGCGGACAGGTTGCGCAAATACTATTGGGCCAAGCACGGCACAACGCTGGCGGGTCTGATGCGCGAACATGATGTCGATCCGGGCCCCTATCTGACTGACGTACATGATATTCCGATGGACCGTCTGGCACCTGACCCTGTTCTGGCCGCCCAGATCACGCAGTTGCCAGGCCGCCGTATCGTCTACACGAATGGTTGTGCGCCTTATGCGGAACGGGTTTTGGCAGCGCGCGGTTTGAGTGGTGTTTTTGATGCAATATACGGCGTGGAACACGCAGACTTCTTGCCCAAACCCGATCGTGCGGCCTTTGACACGGTGTTCCGCAAAGACGGGCTGAGCCCGGAAACCGCCGCGATGTTCGAAGATGATGCACGAAATCTTAAGGTTCCCCATGACATGGGTATGCGCACAGTCCATGTGGCTGAGACACGTGGGACGGGCGCGCACATTCATTTCCACACAGAGGATTTAAGTAGGTTTTTAAACAACTTGCTTTGA
- a CDS encoding VOC family protein: protein MTKMNAVGWFDIYVDDMERAVTFYETVLGAKLEAMGDPTGESRMMSFPGDMSSYGAAGALTKSPHSKPGVGGTTIYFMAQDCAVEEARVAEAGGVVIRPKFSIGEFGWVTLCQDTEGNIFGLNSMQ from the coding sequence ATGACCAAGATGAACGCAGTTGGATGGTTCGACATCTATGTGGATGACATGGAGCGCGCGGTGACTTTTTACGAAACCGTATTGGGGGCCAAGCTCGAGGCGATGGGCGATCCCACTGGCGAGTCCCGGATGATGAGCTTTCCCGGCGACATGAGTAGCTATGGGGCCGCCGGGGCCTTGACCAAATCGCCCCACTCCAAGCCCGGCGTGGGCGGCACAACGATTTATTTCATGGCTCAGGATTGCGCGGTGGAAGAGGCCCGTGTGGCTGAGGCTGGCGGCGTGGTCATCCGGCCCAAGTTCTCCATCGGTGAATTTGGCTGGGTCACCCTGTGTCAGGATACCGAAGGCAACATCTTTGGCCTCAACTCGATGCAATAG
- a CDS encoding DUF2244 domain-containing protein, which produces MPYQWTSAPGDTPQTLKLWPHNSLPARGMAAFVLSTFTLICIPTLPLLGSPILWGLLPFLLAAVWGIYYALQRNHRARQITEVLTLDEDDARLTRQEPSGKVQEWDCNRYWTTITKYEKDGPIPHYVTLKGKGREVEIGAFLSEEERVSLYDELQIAWRR; this is translated from the coding sequence ATGCCCTACCAATGGACATCCGCCCCCGGGGATACCCCCCAGACGCTCAAGCTCTGGCCGCATAACTCGCTGCCCGCGCGCGGCATGGCGGCCTTCGTGCTGAGCACCTTCACGCTGATCTGTATTCCGACCCTGCCGCTGCTCGGATCACCGATCCTGTGGGGCTTGTTGCCCTTCCTGCTGGCGGCGGTCTGGGGCATCTATTACGCGCTGCAGCGCAACCACCGCGCGCGCCAGATCACCGAGGTGCTGACGCTGGATGAGGACGACGCGCGACTCACCCGACAAGAGCCGTCAGGCAAGGTTCAGGAGTGGGATTGCAACCGCTATTGGACGACCATCACCAAATACGAAAAAGACGGGCCGATCCCGCATTACGTTACCCTCAAGGGCAAGGGCCGTGAGGTCGAAATCGGAGCATTTCTGAGCGAGGAAGAACGGGTATCCCTCTATGATGAATTGCAAATCGCCTGGCGTCGTTAA
- the carA gene encoding glutamine-hydrolyzing carbamoyl-phosphate synthase small subunit: MQPSASDRPTACLALADGTLFYGVGFGATGQTVAELCFNTAMTGYQEIMTDPSYAGQIVTFTFPHVGNVGVNPEDDETGDPVADGMIVKWLPTDPSNWRAVQDLDTWLTSRNRIALGGVDTRRLTRAIRASGAPHVALAHDPEGSFDVAALVAAARAFSGLEGLDLARKVTCAQSYHWNEMRWAWPEGYAPQRQAKHKVVAVDYGAKRNILRCLASAGCDVTVLPATASFDDVMAHNPDGVFLSNGPGDPAATGEYAVPMIQQVLSDTELPLFGICLGHQMLALALGAETIKMNHGHHGANHPVKDHDTGKVEITSMNHGFAVDAQTLPAGVLETHTSLFDGSNCGIRVDGRPVWSVQHHPEASPGPQDSYYLFERFAQAMAERAA, encoded by the coding sequence ATGCAGCCCTCTGCGTCCGACCGCCCAACCGCTTGTCTGGCGCTTGCTGACGGGACTTTGTTCTATGGGGTCGGGTTTGGAGCCACGGGCCAGACGGTTGCGGAACTGTGCTTCAATACCGCCATGACGGGGTATCAGGAAATCATGACGGACCCGTCTTATGCGGGTCAGATCGTGACCTTCACCTTTCCCCATGTCGGCAATGTTGGTGTGAACCCCGAAGATGATGAAACCGGGGATCCGGTGGCAGACGGCATGATCGTCAAATGGCTACCGACCGACCCGTCGAACTGGCGCGCGGTACAGGACCTTGATACCTGGTTGACCTCCCGCAATCGTATCGCTCTTGGGGGGGTCGATACACGCCGCCTGACCCGCGCGATCAGAGCCTCCGGCGCACCACATGTGGCCTTGGCGCATGACCCGGAGGGCAGCTTCGACGTTGCGGCACTGGTGGCCGCCGCACGCGCCTTCAGCGGCCTTGAAGGCCTTGATCTGGCACGTAAAGTCACTTGCGCACAGTCCTATCACTGGAATGAAATGCGGTGGGCCTGGCCCGAAGGATACGCTCCGCAACGGCAGGCGAAACACAAGGTGGTTGCCGTGGATTACGGAGCCAAACGCAACATCCTGCGTTGCCTTGCCAGTGCTGGATGTGATGTCACTGTGCTCCCGGCCACTGCCAGTTTTGACGACGTCATGGCCCATAACCCTGACGGTGTTTTCCTGTCCAACGGTCCAGGTGATCCCGCAGCGACCGGCGAATACGCGGTGCCGATGATCCAACAGGTTTTGTCGGATACAGAACTGCCGTTGTTCGGGATTTGCCTGGGGCACCAGATGCTTGCGCTGGCGCTCGGCGCTGAGACGATCAAGATGAACCACGGGCATCATGGTGCCAACCATCCGGTCAAGGATCATGATACTGGCAAGGTTGAAATCACCTCGATGAACCATGGCTTTGCCGTGGATGCGCAAACCCTGCCAGCGGGCGTTCTGGAAACGCACACCTCTCTCTTTGACGGCTCCAACTGCGGCATCCGCGTGGATGGTCGGCCCGTTTGGTCGGTACAGCATCATCCCGAGGCGAGCCCGGGCCCGCAGGACAGCTACTATCTGTTTGAGCGCTTTGCGCAGGCGATGGCAGAGCGAGCAGCCTAA
- a CDS encoding response regulator, protein MASGDHLGTILLVEDDTVTNLLHTRMIDRSGLVDHVDIATDGIAALEYLNDKTIKDAPLPEVILLDINMPRMDGFEFLQEYAKLDAAAQPVKPMIIMLSTSVLRADQERAEADPNVFRFISKPIHAEDIVVFVKDYQEFSASCC, encoded by the coding sequence ATGGCATCTGGAGATCATCTCGGCACAATCCTTCTGGTGGAGGATGACACGGTGACCAACCTGCTGCATACGCGCATGATTGACCGGTCGGGTCTGGTGGATCATGTGGATATTGCAACGGATGGCATCGCCGCGCTGGAATATCTGAACGACAAAACGATCAAAGACGCGCCCTTGCCGGAAGTCATCTTGCTGGACATCAACATGCCCCGCATGGACGGGTTCGAATTCCTGCAGGAATATGCAAAGCTCGACGCCGCCGCGCAGCCGGTAAAGCCGATGATCATCATGCTGTCCACATCGGTGTTGCGCGCAGATCAGGAGCGTGCCGAGGCCGATCCGAATGTCTTTCGCTTCATCAGCAAGCCGATCCACGCCGAGGACATTGTTGTTTTCGTGAAAGACTA
- a CDS encoding AraC family transcriptional regulator, producing MYDPKGNGKDKSVKTVAFVEAEPPAHLRGIVHRFLELKTTGTLAEDYRFHALPDACAYIVFDQRNPAITGVSKLRAESEEFNLGRSFHFVNIRFLPGVWQNEVEPLSYGMIANPYRGALGLRDINQTLKGRDFEDQQTLLIDLVDTLLDRKMVAVNPVTDRIFQHLDDIASVADMAEVAGLSARQLQRTLKRTTGFAPHDFVKVLRLQQSLNGTDTWSYADQSHFIHSFRNATGYTPGKYSKKFDV from the coding sequence ATGTACGATCCAAAAGGCAACGGGAAAGATAAATCCGTTAAAACAGTGGCCTTTGTCGAGGCCGAACCACCGGCCCATCTGCGCGGCATCGTGCATCGGTTTCTGGAACTCAAGACCACCGGGACGCTGGCTGAGGATTACAGGTTTCACGCCCTGCCGGACGCCTGCGCCTATATCGTGTTTGACCAACGCAACCCCGCGATCACCGGCGTGTCAAAGCTGCGCGCGGAATCCGAGGAATTCAATCTTGGCCGGTCCTTCCACTTCGTGAACATTCGCTTCCTGCCCGGCGTCTGGCAAAACGAAGTGGAGCCGCTGTCCTACGGCATGATCGCAAACCCCTATCGCGGCGCACTGGGCCTGCGCGACATCAACCAAACCCTGAAGGGGCGTGATTTCGAGGATCAGCAAACCCTTTTGATCGACCTTGTGGACACTCTGCTGGACCGCAAGATGGTGGCGGTCAACCCGGTGACCGACCGGATCTTTCAGCACCTTGATGACATCGCCTCGGTGGCGGATATGGCAGAGGTTGCGGGCCTGTCGGCACGGCAATTGCAACGCACCCTCAAACGCACTACCGGTTTTGCGCCGCATGACTTTGTCAAGGTGTTGCGCCTGCAACAATCCCTGAACGGCACTGACACATGGTCTTATGCCGACCAGTCCCACTTCATCCACTCGTTTCGCAACGCCACAGGCTACACACCGGGAAAATACTCAAAAAAATTCGATGTCTGA